From a region of the Candidatus Lokiarchaeota archaeon genome:
- a CDS encoding methyltransferase domain-containing protein: MSKILSTSHFIKGKKADSLGKQVMESRAGNLLSQGGYLKPCSEMTRKERNRIRMTSKLFPKISGRILDVGSFDARVSNSLNQESVNLDLVKEHLKMSRGQRVQGSATHLPFKKNSFQGVICTEVLEHLSDLDLRKATLEIQKVSREHILASVPFEEELFRHVRRCKFCNTYSHPYGHLQSFSTRDLLDLFEEYQPVAISYIGRNPTGCRRIWKAMASAGVFLPIVHGKCPRCGKTSQKKEVGHYLINFIYLIDFLIRFLWIVLGVVKPNWVAVLFQFDKSSKPPS, encoded by the coding sequence ATGTCGAAAATCTTAAGCACTTCTCATTTTATAAAGGGCAAGAAAGCTGATTCATTGGGTAAGCAGGTTATGGAATCTCGGGCCGGGAATCTTCTTAGTCAGGGAGGGTATTTGAAACCATGTTCGGAGATGACAAGAAAAGAGAGAAACCGTATCAGAATGACCAGCAAGCTATTCCCTAAAATCAGCGGTAGAATTCTGGATGTGGGTAGTTTCGATGCTCGTGTTTCAAATTCGCTCAACCAAGAATCAGTAAATCTAGATTTGGTGAAGGAACACCTCAAAATGTCCAGAGGCCAAAGGGTTCAAGGATCAGCTACCCACCTTCCATTCAAGAAGAACTCATTTCAAGGTGTGATATGTACTGAAGTGCTTGAGCATCTTTCCGACTTGGACTTGAGAAAGGCTACGCTCGAAATCCAGAAGGTATCACGGGAGCATATTCTTGCTTCCGTTCCATTTGAAGAGGAACTATTTAGGCATGTCCGGAGATGCAAGTTCTGCAATACTTACAGCCATCCGTATGGCCATCTTCAATCTTTTTCGACTCGCGATTTGCTTGATCTTTTCGAGGAGTATCAGCCAGTTGCGATCTCATACATAGGCAGGAACCCTACTGGATGCAGAAGAATCTGGAAGGCTATGGCCAGCGCTGGTGTATTTCTGCCGATAGTGCACGGAAAATGTCCCCGGTGTGGAAAAACAAGCCAGAAAAAAGAAGTAGGGCATTACCTGATCAACTTCATCTACTTGATCGACTTCTTGATAAGATTCCTATGGATTGTTCTTGGAGTAGTCAAACCAAATTGGGTGGCAGTTTTGTTCCAGTTTGACAAATCCTCTAAGCCCCCTTCGTAA